One stretch of Miscanthus floridulus cultivar M001 chromosome 18, ASM1932011v1, whole genome shotgun sequence DNA includes these proteins:
- the LOC136519807 gene encoding probable 1-deoxy-D-xylulose-5-phosphate synthase, chloroplastic isoform X3, which translates to MDTAFLHPPLARNLVYDEFAVLHPTSYPFHTLRYLRCNPIYSRPLLTTSPASPSRVCSSRSCKGLTQRVAALPDVDDFFWEKDPTPILDTIDAPIHLKNLSTFIMSRKCQPCGPGRSVVELTIAIHYVFNAPMDKILWDAGQHAYAHKILTGRRSLFHTIKQKNGLSGFTSRFESEYDPFGAGHGCNSLSAGLGMAVARDINGRKNRIVTVISNWTTMAGQVYEAMGHAGFLDSNMVVILNDSCHTLLPKADGRPKMSVNAFSSALSKIQSSKGFRRFREAAKGLAKWFGKGMHEFAAKVDEYARGMIGPHGATLFEELGLYYIGPIDGRNIDDLICVLKEVASLDSTGPVLVHVITGTESDTGGNIRSEITANEEGPSNSSNDLLKFLETGLSRTYNDCFVEALTAEAENDKRIVVVHGGMGMDRSLRLFQSRFPDRFFDLGIAEQHAVTFSAGLACGGLKPFCIIPSTFLQRAYDQIVEDVDMQKIPVRFAITNAGLVGSEGPTNSGPFDITFMSCLPNMIVMSPSNEDELIDMVATAAMIEDKPICFRYPRGAIVGTSGTLTYGNPLEIGKGEILVEGKEIAFLGYGEVVQRCLIARSLLSNFGIQATVANARFCKPLDIDLIRTLCQQHSFLITVEEGTVGGFGSHVSQFISLDGLLDGRIKWRPIVLPDRYIEHASLAEQLDLAGLTAHHIAATALTLLGRHRDALLLMK; encoded by the exons ATGGACACGGCGTTTCTGCATCCTCCGCTTGCTCGTAATCTGGTTTATGACGAGTTTGCCGTTCTGCACCCCACAAGCTACCCTTTTCACACTCTTCGGTATTTGAGATGCAATCCGATATATTCGAGACCGCTGCTAACAACGTCACCAGCTTCACCATCAAGGGTATGCTCTTCCCGAAGTTGCAAG GGCTTGACTCAGAGAGTGGCTGCACTACCTGATGTTGATGATTTTTTCTGGGAGAAGGATCCTACTCCGATCCTGGACACAATTGATGCGCCCATTCATTTGAAAAATCTATCTA CTTTcataatgtcaagaaaatgccaaCCATGTGGTCCTGGTCGCTCAGTTGTGGAGCTGACAATTGCTATACATTATGTGTTCAATGCCCCAATGGATAAGATACTATGGGATGCTGGTCAACAT GCGTATGCGCACAAGATTCTCACAGGAAGGCGCTCTCTATTTCATACTATTAAACAGAAAAATGGCCTTTCCGGGTTCACGTCACGTTTTGAGAGCGAGTATGATCCCTTTGGTGCTGGACATGGATGCAATAGTCTATCTGCTGGCCTTG GGATGGCGGTTGCAAGGGATATAAATGGGAGAAAAAATCGAATAGTGACAGTTATAAGTAATTGGACAACCATGGCTGGCCAGGTGTACGAGGCAATGGGCCATGCTGGTTTCCTCGATTCCAACATGGTAGTTATTCTAAATGATAGCTGTCATACCTTGCTTCCTAAAGCAGATGGCCGACCAAAGATGTCAGTTAATGCCTTCTCTAGTGCTCTCAGCAAGATTCAATCCAGCAAAGGATTTAGGAGGTTTAGGGAGGCTGCAAAG GGACTTGCCAAATGGTTTGGCAAAGGAATGCATGAATTTGCTGCCAAAGTGGATGAGTATGCTCGTGGTATGATAGGTCCTCATGGAGCAACTCTTTTTGAAGAACTTGGATTATATTATATTGGTCCTATTGATGGGCGTAACATCGATGATCTCATCTGTGTACTAAAGGAGGTTGCGAGCCTAGATTCAACTGGCCCAGTACTTGTACATGTAATTACTGGGACTGAAAGTGACACTGGTGGAAATATTAGAAGTGAAATAACTGCAAATGAGGAAG GGCCTTCAAATTCGAGCAATGATCTTCTTAAATTTTTAGAAACTGGACTTTCTAGGACATATAATGACTGCTTTGTAGAAGCACTAACAGCAGAAGCAGAGAATGACAAGCGCATTGTGGTAGTTCATGGCGGCATGGGAATGGATCGATCACTCCGCTTATTCCAGTCCAGGTTCCCAGACAGATTTTTTGACTTGGGCATCGCTGAGCAACATGCTGTTACCTTTTCTGCTGGTTTGGCCTGTGGAGGTTTAAAGCCTTTCTGCATAATTCCATCCACATTTCTTCAGCGAGCATATGATCAG ATAGTTGAAGATGTGGACATGCAAAAGATACCAGTTCGATTTGCTATCACAAATGCTGGTCTGGTGGGATCTGAGGGCCCAACTAACTCAGGACCATTTGATATTACATTCATGTCATGCTTGCCAAACATGATTGTCATGTCACCATCTAATGAGGATGAACTTATTGACATGGTGGCAACAGCTGCAATGATTGAGGACAAacctatttgcttccgctatccTAGGGGTGCCATTGTTGGGACTAGTGGAACTTTAACATATGGGAATCCTCTTGAG ATTGGTAAAGGAGAGATTCTTGTCGAGGGAAAAGAGATAGCTTTTCTTGGCTATGGCGAGGTGGTCCAGAGATGCTTGATTGCTCGATCTCTTTTATCCAACTTTGGCATTCAGGCGACAGTTGCAAATGCGAGATTTTGCAAGCCACTTGACATCGATCTAATCCGAACGCTATGCCAGCAGCATAGTTTTCTTATCACAGTGGAAGAAGGAACGGTTGGTGGCTTTGGATCACATGTCTCACAGTTTATTTCACTTGATGGTCTACTTGATGGCCGAATAAAG TGGCGACCCATTGTGCTACCAGACAGGTACATTGAACACGCTTCACTGGCGGAGCAACTTGATTTGGCTGGCCTAACTGCCCATCACATAGCTGCAACTGCATTGACCCTCCTAGGGCGTCATCGTGATGCCCTTTTGTTGATGAAGTAG
- the LOC136519807 gene encoding probable 1-deoxy-D-xylulose-5-phosphate synthase, chloroplastic isoform X1, translating to MDTAFLHPPLARNLVYDEFAVLHPTSYPFHTLRYLRCNPIYSRPLLTTSPASPSRVCSSRSCKGLTQRVAALPDVDDFFWEKDPTPILDTIDAPIHLKNLSSKELKQLADEVRSEIAFIMSRKCQPCGPGRSVVELTIAIHYVFNAPMDKILWDAGQHAYAHKILTGRRSLFHTIKQKNGLSGFTSRFESEYDPFGAGHGCNSLSAGLGMAVARDINGRKNRIVTVISNWTTMAGQVYEAMGHAGFLDSNMVVILNDSCHTLLPKADGRPKMSVNAFSSALSKIQSSKGFRRFREAAKGLAKWFGKGMHEFAAKVDEYARGMIGPHGATLFEELGLYYIGPIDGRNIDDLICVLKEVASLDSTGPVLVHVITGTESDTGGNIRSEITANEEGPSNSSNDLLKFLETGLSRTYNDCFVEALTAEAENDKRIVVVHGGMGMDRSLRLFQSRFPDRFFDLGIAEQHAVTFSAGLACGGLKPFCIIPSTFLQRAYDQIVEDVDMQKIPVRFAITNAGLVGSEGPTNSGPFDITFMSCLPNMIVMSPSNEDELIDMVATAAMIEDKPICFRYPRGAIVGTSGTLTYGNPLEIGKGEILVEGKEIAFLGYGEVVQRCLIARSLLSNFGIQATVANARFCKPLDIDLIRTLCQQHSFLITVEEGTVGGFGSHVSQFISLDGLLDGRIKWRPIVLPDRYIEHASLAEQLDLAGLTAHHIAATALTLLGRHRDALLLMK from the exons ATGGACACGGCGTTTCTGCATCCTCCGCTTGCTCGTAATCTGGTTTATGACGAGTTTGCCGTTCTGCACCCCACAAGCTACCCTTTTCACACTCTTCGGTATTTGAGATGCAATCCGATATATTCGAGACCGCTGCTAACAACGTCACCAGCTTCACCATCAAGGGTATGCTCTTCCCGAAGTTGCAAG GGCTTGACTCAGAGAGTGGCTGCACTACCTGATGTTGATGATTTTTTCTGGGAGAAGGATCCTACTCCGATCCTGGACACAATTGATGCGCCCATTCATTTGAAAAATCTATCTAGTAAG GAGCTCAAGCAGTTAGCCGACGAAGTTCGTTCTGAAATAGCTTTcataatgtcaagaaaatgccaaCCATGTGGTCCTGGTCGCTCAGTTGTGGAGCTGACAATTGCTATACATTATGTGTTCAATGCCCCAATGGATAAGATACTATGGGATGCTGGTCAACAT GCGTATGCGCACAAGATTCTCACAGGAAGGCGCTCTCTATTTCATACTATTAAACAGAAAAATGGCCTTTCCGGGTTCACGTCACGTTTTGAGAGCGAGTATGATCCCTTTGGTGCTGGACATGGATGCAATAGTCTATCTGCTGGCCTTG GGATGGCGGTTGCAAGGGATATAAATGGGAGAAAAAATCGAATAGTGACAGTTATAAGTAATTGGACAACCATGGCTGGCCAGGTGTACGAGGCAATGGGCCATGCTGGTTTCCTCGATTCCAACATGGTAGTTATTCTAAATGATAGCTGTCATACCTTGCTTCCTAAAGCAGATGGCCGACCAAAGATGTCAGTTAATGCCTTCTCTAGTGCTCTCAGCAAGATTCAATCCAGCAAAGGATTTAGGAGGTTTAGGGAGGCTGCAAAG GGACTTGCCAAATGGTTTGGCAAAGGAATGCATGAATTTGCTGCCAAAGTGGATGAGTATGCTCGTGGTATGATAGGTCCTCATGGAGCAACTCTTTTTGAAGAACTTGGATTATATTATATTGGTCCTATTGATGGGCGTAACATCGATGATCTCATCTGTGTACTAAAGGAGGTTGCGAGCCTAGATTCAACTGGCCCAGTACTTGTACATGTAATTACTGGGACTGAAAGTGACACTGGTGGAAATATTAGAAGTGAAATAACTGCAAATGAGGAAG GGCCTTCAAATTCGAGCAATGATCTTCTTAAATTTTTAGAAACTGGACTTTCTAGGACATATAATGACTGCTTTGTAGAAGCACTAACAGCAGAAGCAGAGAATGACAAGCGCATTGTGGTAGTTCATGGCGGCATGGGAATGGATCGATCACTCCGCTTATTCCAGTCCAGGTTCCCAGACAGATTTTTTGACTTGGGCATCGCTGAGCAACATGCTGTTACCTTTTCTGCTGGTTTGGCCTGTGGAGGTTTAAAGCCTTTCTGCATAATTCCATCCACATTTCTTCAGCGAGCATATGATCAG ATAGTTGAAGATGTGGACATGCAAAAGATACCAGTTCGATTTGCTATCACAAATGCTGGTCTGGTGGGATCTGAGGGCCCAACTAACTCAGGACCATTTGATATTACATTCATGTCATGCTTGCCAAACATGATTGTCATGTCACCATCTAATGAGGATGAACTTATTGACATGGTGGCAACAGCTGCAATGATTGAGGACAAacctatttgcttccgctatccTAGGGGTGCCATTGTTGGGACTAGTGGAACTTTAACATATGGGAATCCTCTTGAG ATTGGTAAAGGAGAGATTCTTGTCGAGGGAAAAGAGATAGCTTTTCTTGGCTATGGCGAGGTGGTCCAGAGATGCTTGATTGCTCGATCTCTTTTATCCAACTTTGGCATTCAGGCGACAGTTGCAAATGCGAGATTTTGCAAGCCACTTGACATCGATCTAATCCGAACGCTATGCCAGCAGCATAGTTTTCTTATCACAGTGGAAGAAGGAACGGTTGGTGGCTTTGGATCACATGTCTCACAGTTTATTTCACTTGATGGTCTACTTGATGGCCGAATAAAG TGGCGACCCATTGTGCTACCAGACAGGTACATTGAACACGCTTCACTGGCGGAGCAACTTGATTTGGCTGGCCTAACTGCCCATCACATAGCTGCAACTGCATTGACCCTCCTAGGGCGTCATCGTGATGCCCTTTTGTTGATGAAGTAG
- the LOC136519807 gene encoding probable 1-deoxy-D-xylulose-5-phosphate synthase, chloroplastic isoform X4, with product MDTAFLHPPLARNLVYDEFAVLHPTSYPFHTLRYLRCNPIYSRPLLTTSPASPSRGLTQRVAALPDVDDFFWEKDPTPILDTIDAPIHLKNLSTFIMSRKCQPCGPGRSVVELTIAIHYVFNAPMDKILWDAGQHAYAHKILTGRRSLFHTIKQKNGLSGFTSRFESEYDPFGAGHGCNSLSAGLGMAVARDINGRKNRIVTVISNWTTMAGQVYEAMGHAGFLDSNMVVILNDSCHTLLPKADGRPKMSVNAFSSALSKIQSSKGFRRFREAAKGLAKWFGKGMHEFAAKVDEYARGMIGPHGATLFEELGLYYIGPIDGRNIDDLICVLKEVASLDSTGPVLVHVITGTESDTGGNIRSEITANEEGPSNSSNDLLKFLETGLSRTYNDCFVEALTAEAENDKRIVVVHGGMGMDRSLRLFQSRFPDRFFDLGIAEQHAVTFSAGLACGGLKPFCIIPSTFLQRAYDQIVEDVDMQKIPVRFAITNAGLVGSEGPTNSGPFDITFMSCLPNMIVMSPSNEDELIDMVATAAMIEDKPICFRYPRGAIVGTSGTLTYGNPLEIGKGEILVEGKEIAFLGYGEVVQRCLIARSLLSNFGIQATVANARFCKPLDIDLIRTLCQQHSFLITVEEGTVGGFGSHVSQFISLDGLLDGRIKWRPIVLPDRYIEHASLAEQLDLAGLTAHHIAATALTLLGRHRDALLLMK from the exons ATGGACACGGCGTTTCTGCATCCTCCGCTTGCTCGTAATCTGGTTTATGACGAGTTTGCCGTTCTGCACCCCACAAGCTACCCTTTTCACACTCTTCGGTATTTGAGATGCAATCCGATATATTCGAGACCGCTGCTAACAACGTCACCAGCTTCACCATCAAGG GGCTTGACTCAGAGAGTGGCTGCACTACCTGATGTTGATGATTTTTTCTGGGAGAAGGATCCTACTCCGATCCTGGACACAATTGATGCGCCCATTCATTTGAAAAATCTATCTA CTTTcataatgtcaagaaaatgccaaCCATGTGGTCCTGGTCGCTCAGTTGTGGAGCTGACAATTGCTATACATTATGTGTTCAATGCCCCAATGGATAAGATACTATGGGATGCTGGTCAACAT GCGTATGCGCACAAGATTCTCACAGGAAGGCGCTCTCTATTTCATACTATTAAACAGAAAAATGGCCTTTCCGGGTTCACGTCACGTTTTGAGAGCGAGTATGATCCCTTTGGTGCTGGACATGGATGCAATAGTCTATCTGCTGGCCTTG GGATGGCGGTTGCAAGGGATATAAATGGGAGAAAAAATCGAATAGTGACAGTTATAAGTAATTGGACAACCATGGCTGGCCAGGTGTACGAGGCAATGGGCCATGCTGGTTTCCTCGATTCCAACATGGTAGTTATTCTAAATGATAGCTGTCATACCTTGCTTCCTAAAGCAGATGGCCGACCAAAGATGTCAGTTAATGCCTTCTCTAGTGCTCTCAGCAAGATTCAATCCAGCAAAGGATTTAGGAGGTTTAGGGAGGCTGCAAAG GGACTTGCCAAATGGTTTGGCAAAGGAATGCATGAATTTGCTGCCAAAGTGGATGAGTATGCTCGTGGTATGATAGGTCCTCATGGAGCAACTCTTTTTGAAGAACTTGGATTATATTATATTGGTCCTATTGATGGGCGTAACATCGATGATCTCATCTGTGTACTAAAGGAGGTTGCGAGCCTAGATTCAACTGGCCCAGTACTTGTACATGTAATTACTGGGACTGAAAGTGACACTGGTGGAAATATTAGAAGTGAAATAACTGCAAATGAGGAAG GGCCTTCAAATTCGAGCAATGATCTTCTTAAATTTTTAGAAACTGGACTTTCTAGGACATATAATGACTGCTTTGTAGAAGCACTAACAGCAGAAGCAGAGAATGACAAGCGCATTGTGGTAGTTCATGGCGGCATGGGAATGGATCGATCACTCCGCTTATTCCAGTCCAGGTTCCCAGACAGATTTTTTGACTTGGGCATCGCTGAGCAACATGCTGTTACCTTTTCTGCTGGTTTGGCCTGTGGAGGTTTAAAGCCTTTCTGCATAATTCCATCCACATTTCTTCAGCGAGCATATGATCAG ATAGTTGAAGATGTGGACATGCAAAAGATACCAGTTCGATTTGCTATCACAAATGCTGGTCTGGTGGGATCTGAGGGCCCAACTAACTCAGGACCATTTGATATTACATTCATGTCATGCTTGCCAAACATGATTGTCATGTCACCATCTAATGAGGATGAACTTATTGACATGGTGGCAACAGCTGCAATGATTGAGGACAAacctatttgcttccgctatccTAGGGGTGCCATTGTTGGGACTAGTGGAACTTTAACATATGGGAATCCTCTTGAG ATTGGTAAAGGAGAGATTCTTGTCGAGGGAAAAGAGATAGCTTTTCTTGGCTATGGCGAGGTGGTCCAGAGATGCTTGATTGCTCGATCTCTTTTATCCAACTTTGGCATTCAGGCGACAGTTGCAAATGCGAGATTTTGCAAGCCACTTGACATCGATCTAATCCGAACGCTATGCCAGCAGCATAGTTTTCTTATCACAGTGGAAGAAGGAACGGTTGGTGGCTTTGGATCACATGTCTCACAGTTTATTTCACTTGATGGTCTACTTGATGGCCGAATAAAG TGGCGACCCATTGTGCTACCAGACAGGTACATTGAACACGCTTCACTGGCGGAGCAACTTGATTTGGCTGGCCTAACTGCCCATCACATAGCTGCAACTGCATTGACCCTCCTAGGGCGTCATCGTGATGCCCTTTTGTTGATGAAGTAG
- the LOC136519807 gene encoding probable 1-deoxy-D-xylulose-5-phosphate synthase, chloroplastic isoform X2, producing MDTAFLHPPLARNLVYDEFAVLHPTSYPFHTLRYLRCNPIYSRPLLTTSPASPSRGLTQRVAALPDVDDFFWEKDPTPILDTIDAPIHLKNLSSKELKQLADEVRSEIAFIMSRKCQPCGPGRSVVELTIAIHYVFNAPMDKILWDAGQHAYAHKILTGRRSLFHTIKQKNGLSGFTSRFESEYDPFGAGHGCNSLSAGLGMAVARDINGRKNRIVTVISNWTTMAGQVYEAMGHAGFLDSNMVVILNDSCHTLLPKADGRPKMSVNAFSSALSKIQSSKGFRRFREAAKGLAKWFGKGMHEFAAKVDEYARGMIGPHGATLFEELGLYYIGPIDGRNIDDLICVLKEVASLDSTGPVLVHVITGTESDTGGNIRSEITANEEGPSNSSNDLLKFLETGLSRTYNDCFVEALTAEAENDKRIVVVHGGMGMDRSLRLFQSRFPDRFFDLGIAEQHAVTFSAGLACGGLKPFCIIPSTFLQRAYDQIVEDVDMQKIPVRFAITNAGLVGSEGPTNSGPFDITFMSCLPNMIVMSPSNEDELIDMVATAAMIEDKPICFRYPRGAIVGTSGTLTYGNPLEIGKGEILVEGKEIAFLGYGEVVQRCLIARSLLSNFGIQATVANARFCKPLDIDLIRTLCQQHSFLITVEEGTVGGFGSHVSQFISLDGLLDGRIKWRPIVLPDRYIEHASLAEQLDLAGLTAHHIAATALTLLGRHRDALLLMK from the exons ATGGACACGGCGTTTCTGCATCCTCCGCTTGCTCGTAATCTGGTTTATGACGAGTTTGCCGTTCTGCACCCCACAAGCTACCCTTTTCACACTCTTCGGTATTTGAGATGCAATCCGATATATTCGAGACCGCTGCTAACAACGTCACCAGCTTCACCATCAAGG GGCTTGACTCAGAGAGTGGCTGCACTACCTGATGTTGATGATTTTTTCTGGGAGAAGGATCCTACTCCGATCCTGGACACAATTGATGCGCCCATTCATTTGAAAAATCTATCTAGTAAG GAGCTCAAGCAGTTAGCCGACGAAGTTCGTTCTGAAATAGCTTTcataatgtcaagaaaatgccaaCCATGTGGTCCTGGTCGCTCAGTTGTGGAGCTGACAATTGCTATACATTATGTGTTCAATGCCCCAATGGATAAGATACTATGGGATGCTGGTCAACAT GCGTATGCGCACAAGATTCTCACAGGAAGGCGCTCTCTATTTCATACTATTAAACAGAAAAATGGCCTTTCCGGGTTCACGTCACGTTTTGAGAGCGAGTATGATCCCTTTGGTGCTGGACATGGATGCAATAGTCTATCTGCTGGCCTTG GGATGGCGGTTGCAAGGGATATAAATGGGAGAAAAAATCGAATAGTGACAGTTATAAGTAATTGGACAACCATGGCTGGCCAGGTGTACGAGGCAATGGGCCATGCTGGTTTCCTCGATTCCAACATGGTAGTTATTCTAAATGATAGCTGTCATACCTTGCTTCCTAAAGCAGATGGCCGACCAAAGATGTCAGTTAATGCCTTCTCTAGTGCTCTCAGCAAGATTCAATCCAGCAAAGGATTTAGGAGGTTTAGGGAGGCTGCAAAG GGACTTGCCAAATGGTTTGGCAAAGGAATGCATGAATTTGCTGCCAAAGTGGATGAGTATGCTCGTGGTATGATAGGTCCTCATGGAGCAACTCTTTTTGAAGAACTTGGATTATATTATATTGGTCCTATTGATGGGCGTAACATCGATGATCTCATCTGTGTACTAAAGGAGGTTGCGAGCCTAGATTCAACTGGCCCAGTACTTGTACATGTAATTACTGGGACTGAAAGTGACACTGGTGGAAATATTAGAAGTGAAATAACTGCAAATGAGGAAG GGCCTTCAAATTCGAGCAATGATCTTCTTAAATTTTTAGAAACTGGACTTTCTAGGACATATAATGACTGCTTTGTAGAAGCACTAACAGCAGAAGCAGAGAATGACAAGCGCATTGTGGTAGTTCATGGCGGCATGGGAATGGATCGATCACTCCGCTTATTCCAGTCCAGGTTCCCAGACAGATTTTTTGACTTGGGCATCGCTGAGCAACATGCTGTTACCTTTTCTGCTGGTTTGGCCTGTGGAGGTTTAAAGCCTTTCTGCATAATTCCATCCACATTTCTTCAGCGAGCATATGATCAG ATAGTTGAAGATGTGGACATGCAAAAGATACCAGTTCGATTTGCTATCACAAATGCTGGTCTGGTGGGATCTGAGGGCCCAACTAACTCAGGACCATTTGATATTACATTCATGTCATGCTTGCCAAACATGATTGTCATGTCACCATCTAATGAGGATGAACTTATTGACATGGTGGCAACAGCTGCAATGATTGAGGACAAacctatttgcttccgctatccTAGGGGTGCCATTGTTGGGACTAGTGGAACTTTAACATATGGGAATCCTCTTGAG ATTGGTAAAGGAGAGATTCTTGTCGAGGGAAAAGAGATAGCTTTTCTTGGCTATGGCGAGGTGGTCCAGAGATGCTTGATTGCTCGATCTCTTTTATCCAACTTTGGCATTCAGGCGACAGTTGCAAATGCGAGATTTTGCAAGCCACTTGACATCGATCTAATCCGAACGCTATGCCAGCAGCATAGTTTTCTTATCACAGTGGAAGAAGGAACGGTTGGTGGCTTTGGATCACATGTCTCACAGTTTATTTCACTTGATGGTCTACTTGATGGCCGAATAAAG TGGCGACCCATTGTGCTACCAGACAGGTACATTGAACACGCTTCACTGGCGGAGCAACTTGATTTGGCTGGCCTAACTGCCCATCACATAGCTGCAACTGCATTGACCCTCCTAGGGCGTCATCGTGATGCCCTTTTGTTGATGAAGTAG
- the LOC136519807 gene encoding probable 1-deoxy-D-xylulose-5-phosphate synthase, chloroplastic isoform X5, with the protein MSRKCQPCGPGRSVVELTIAIHYVFNAPMDKILWDAGQHAYAHKILTGRRSLFHTIKQKNGLSGFTSRFESEYDPFGAGHGCNSLSAGLGMAVARDINGRKNRIVTVISNWTTMAGQVYEAMGHAGFLDSNMVVILNDSCHTLLPKADGRPKMSVNAFSSALSKIQSSKGFRRFREAAKGLAKWFGKGMHEFAAKVDEYARGMIGPHGATLFEELGLYYIGPIDGRNIDDLICVLKEVASLDSTGPVLVHVITGTESDTGGNIRSEITANEEGPSNSSNDLLKFLETGLSRTYNDCFVEALTAEAENDKRIVVVHGGMGMDRSLRLFQSRFPDRFFDLGIAEQHAVTFSAGLACGGLKPFCIIPSTFLQRAYDQIVEDVDMQKIPVRFAITNAGLVGSEGPTNSGPFDITFMSCLPNMIVMSPSNEDELIDMVATAAMIEDKPICFRYPRGAIVGTSGTLTYGNPLEIGKGEILVEGKEIAFLGYGEVVQRCLIARSLLSNFGIQATVANARFCKPLDIDLIRTLCQQHSFLITVEEGTVGGFGSHVSQFISLDGLLDGRIKWRPIVLPDRYIEHASLAEQLDLAGLTAHHIAATALTLLGRHRDALLLMK; encoded by the exons atgtcaagaaaatgccaaCCATGTGGTCCTGGTCGCTCAGTTGTGGAGCTGACAATTGCTATACATTATGTGTTCAATGCCCCAATGGATAAGATACTATGGGATGCTGGTCAACAT GCGTATGCGCACAAGATTCTCACAGGAAGGCGCTCTCTATTTCATACTATTAAACAGAAAAATGGCCTTTCCGGGTTCACGTCACGTTTTGAGAGCGAGTATGATCCCTTTGGTGCTGGACATGGATGCAATAGTCTATCTGCTGGCCTTG GGATGGCGGTTGCAAGGGATATAAATGGGAGAAAAAATCGAATAGTGACAGTTATAAGTAATTGGACAACCATGGCTGGCCAGGTGTACGAGGCAATGGGCCATGCTGGTTTCCTCGATTCCAACATGGTAGTTATTCTAAATGATAGCTGTCATACCTTGCTTCCTAAAGCAGATGGCCGACCAAAGATGTCAGTTAATGCCTTCTCTAGTGCTCTCAGCAAGATTCAATCCAGCAAAGGATTTAGGAGGTTTAGGGAGGCTGCAAAG GGACTTGCCAAATGGTTTGGCAAAGGAATGCATGAATTTGCTGCCAAAGTGGATGAGTATGCTCGTGGTATGATAGGTCCTCATGGAGCAACTCTTTTTGAAGAACTTGGATTATATTATATTGGTCCTATTGATGGGCGTAACATCGATGATCTCATCTGTGTACTAAAGGAGGTTGCGAGCCTAGATTCAACTGGCCCAGTACTTGTACATGTAATTACTGGGACTGAAAGTGACACTGGTGGAAATATTAGAAGTGAAATAACTGCAAATGAGGAAG GGCCTTCAAATTCGAGCAATGATCTTCTTAAATTTTTAGAAACTGGACTTTCTAGGACATATAATGACTGCTTTGTAGAAGCACTAACAGCAGAAGCAGAGAATGACAAGCGCATTGTGGTAGTTCATGGCGGCATGGGAATGGATCGATCACTCCGCTTATTCCAGTCCAGGTTCCCAGACAGATTTTTTGACTTGGGCATCGCTGAGCAACATGCTGTTACCTTTTCTGCTGGTTTGGCCTGTGGAGGTTTAAAGCCTTTCTGCATAATTCCATCCACATTTCTTCAGCGAGCATATGATCAG ATAGTTGAAGATGTGGACATGCAAAAGATACCAGTTCGATTTGCTATCACAAATGCTGGTCTGGTGGGATCTGAGGGCCCAACTAACTCAGGACCATTTGATATTACATTCATGTCATGCTTGCCAAACATGATTGTCATGTCACCATCTAATGAGGATGAACTTATTGACATGGTGGCAACAGCTGCAATGATTGAGGACAAacctatttgcttccgctatccTAGGGGTGCCATTGTTGGGACTAGTGGAACTTTAACATATGGGAATCCTCTTGAG ATTGGTAAAGGAGAGATTCTTGTCGAGGGAAAAGAGATAGCTTTTCTTGGCTATGGCGAGGTGGTCCAGAGATGCTTGATTGCTCGATCTCTTTTATCCAACTTTGGCATTCAGGCGACAGTTGCAAATGCGAGATTTTGCAAGCCACTTGACATCGATCTAATCCGAACGCTATGCCAGCAGCATAGTTTTCTTATCACAGTGGAAGAAGGAACGGTTGGTGGCTTTGGATCACATGTCTCACAGTTTATTTCACTTGATGGTCTACTTGATGGCCGAATAAAG TGGCGACCCATTGTGCTACCAGACAGGTACATTGAACACGCTTCACTGGCGGAGCAACTTGATTTGGCTGGCCTAACTGCCCATCACATAGCTGCAACTGCATTGACCCTCCTAGGGCGTCATCGTGATGCCCTTTTGTTGATGAAGTAG